One part of the Anaeromyxobacter sp. Fw109-5 genome encodes these proteins:
- a CDS encoding BamA/TamA family outer membrane protein, whose translation MNALLPAVLAITLARAAGDAAPPDPSLAHAAAAPEALPLPVTRRYTVERIAVTGLHHAREAEVRRHLLVVEGDLLDEERVFLSRLRLLQLGWFSRVDTRVERGSERGLVVLVFDVSERNTLLVTDLVLGSTGPQPIYGGLGLSQQNFLGRGFGLSGAFVYGGSPAGRPQDPDRFALRGSFFAPDLPLGRGPRGLVLGATILLVRGEELACGDPDCDLYGDDYGAAPRLRYQRASFEGTIGIRPGAFERLLASYRFERLRELAAGVPAEPGDAPALLPGTSRLSALTGTYELDTRDDFFLPRDGLRALAQVTFGSKLLGSDYEYSRYLLQLETAYGLLGQPLRLQTALGAAQGSAPFFERFYPADFSYFAVGPALARSLELNFSTDSRYDAFVAMAGVEYAVPLWQRQVFFRRGYLALGLRGVYSTETLGGARTHFSRSPVSAEVALRLDTPVGVFNASLGYLVDNLL comes from the coding sequence ATGAACGCGCTCCTCCCCGCCGTCCTGGCGATCACCCTCGCTCGAGCGGCAGGCGACGCCGCGCCTCCCGACCCGTCGCTGGCGCACGCCGCCGCCGCTCCCGAGGCCCTCCCGTTGCCGGTCACCCGGCGTTACACGGTCGAGCGCATCGCCGTCACCGGGCTCCACCACGCGCGCGAGGCGGAGGTGCGGCGGCACCTGCTCGTCGTGGAGGGCGACCTCCTCGACGAGGAGCGCGTCTTCCTGTCGCGGCTCCGGCTGCTCCAGCTCGGCTGGTTCTCCCGGGTGGACACGCGGGTGGAGCGCGGCAGCGAGCGCGGGCTCGTGGTGCTCGTCTTCGACGTCTCGGAGCGCAACACGCTCCTCGTGACGGACCTGGTCCTCGGCTCGACCGGGCCGCAGCCCATCTACGGCGGCCTCGGGCTCTCGCAGCAGAACTTCCTGGGCCGCGGGTTCGGGCTCTCCGGCGCGTTCGTCTACGGCGGCTCGCCGGCGGGGAGGCCGCAGGACCCCGATCGCTTCGCGTTGCGCGGGAGCTTCTTCGCCCCGGACCTGCCGCTCGGGCGCGGCCCGCGCGGCCTCGTGCTCGGGGCGACGATCCTGCTCGTGCGCGGCGAGGAGCTCGCCTGCGGGGACCCCGACTGCGACCTCTACGGCGACGACTACGGCGCGGCGCCGCGACTGCGCTACCAGCGCGCCTCGTTCGAGGGCACGATCGGGATCCGGCCGGGGGCCTTCGAGCGGCTCCTCGCGAGCTACCGGTTCGAGCGGCTCCGCGAGCTCGCCGCGGGCGTCCCGGCCGAGCCGGGGGACGCGCCCGCCCTGCTCCCGGGGACCTCGCGCCTGTCGGCGCTCACGGGGACCTACGAGCTCGACACCCGCGACGACTTCTTCCTGCCCCGCGACGGGCTCCGCGCCCTCGCCCAGGTGACGTTCGGCTCGAAGCTGCTCGGCAGCGACTACGAGTACAGCCGCTATCTCTTGCAGCTCGAGACGGCCTACGGCCTGCTGGGCCAGCCGCTCCGGCTGCAGACCGCGCTGGGCGCCGCGCAGGGCAGCGCGCCGTTCTTCGAGCGGTTCTACCCGGCCGACTTCTCCTACTTCGCGGTCGGTCCCGCGCTGGCGCGCTCGCTCGAGCTCAACTTCTCCACCGACTCCCGCTACGACGCCTTCGTCGCGATGGCCGGGGTCGAGTACGCGGTGCCGCTCTGGCAGCGCCAGGTGTTCTTCCGGCGGGGCTACCTCGCGCTCGGCCTGCGCGGCGTGTACTCGACGGAGACCCTGGGCGGCGCGCGCACCCACTTCTCGCGCTCGCCCGTGTCGGCCGAGGTGGCGCTCCGCCTCGACACGCCCGTGGGCGTGTTCAACGCCTCGCTCGGCTACCTGGTGGACAACCTGCTGTGA